One Sphingopyxis macrogoltabida genomic region harbors:
- a CDS encoding Glu/Leu/Phe/Val family dehydrogenase: MFQHHPSFDRHKLVTARHDDASGLSAIIAVHDDSRGPAIGGCRISPYATPDAALNDVLRLSRGMTYKTAIADIPYGGGKAVIIADPRTDKTRALLEAMGDFVESLNGVYITSFDSGSTLDDVRTIGTRTRFSAGTLPEAGDASQSTAEGVFVCMRAAAELALGRPTLEGCRVAVQGVGNVGGRLVRLLADAGAQIWVADANETLAREVAAETGAALCGIDEVHRIDADIFSPNALGAVLNERSIPELRAKVVVGGANNQLATPDDDLRLRAAGITYCPDFLANAGGIVNLHYQRSTWAPARLAEHIEGLAATFREIFETAAKTGAGTGAIANAIAEDRIRAAGGQR; encoded by the coding sequence ATGTTTCAACACCATCCGTCATTCGACCGGCACAAGCTGGTCACCGCGCGCCACGACGACGCTTCGGGCCTTTCGGCGATCATCGCCGTCCACGACGACAGCCGCGGCCCCGCGATCGGCGGGTGCCGGATCAGTCCCTATGCGACGCCCGATGCCGCGCTCAACGACGTCCTCCGCCTGTCGCGCGGCATGACGTATAAAACCGCGATCGCCGACATCCCTTATGGTGGCGGCAAGGCGGTGATCATCGCCGATCCGCGCACCGACAAGACCCGCGCCCTGCTCGAAGCGATGGGCGATTTCGTCGAGAGCCTTAATGGCGTCTATATCACCTCGTTCGATTCGGGTTCGACGCTCGACGATGTCAGGACCATCGGCACGCGGACGCGCTTTTCCGCGGGCACCCTGCCCGAAGCCGGCGACGCGTCGCAGTCAACCGCAGAAGGCGTTTTCGTGTGCATGCGCGCCGCGGCGGAGCTTGCCCTCGGCCGCCCGACGCTGGAGGGTTGCCGCGTCGCGGTGCAGGGGGTCGGCAATGTCGGCGGACGGCTTGTCCGGCTGCTCGCCGATGCCGGGGCGCAAATCTGGGTCGCCGATGCGAACGAGACTCTGGCGCGCGAGGTCGCGGCGGAAACCGGCGCGGCGCTTTGCGGCATCGACGAAGTGCACCGGATCGACGCCGATATCTTCTCCCCCAACGCGCTTGGCGCGGTCCTCAATGAACGCAGCATCCCCGAACTCAGGGCGAAGGTCGTGGTCGGCGGCGCGAACAACCAGCTCGCGACCCCCGACGACGACCTCCGGCTGCGCGCGGCGGGCATCACCTATTGCCCCGATTTCCTCGCCAACGCGGGTGGGATCGTCAATCTCCACTACCAGCGCTCGACATGGGCCCCCGCCCGGCTCGCCGAGCATATCGAAGGGCTGGCCGCGACGTTTCGCGAGATTTTCGAAACCGCGGCCAAAACCGGTGCGGGCACGGGTGCGATCGCCAATGCCATTGCCGAGGATCGCATTCGCGCCGCCGGGGGCCAGCGGTGA
- a CDS encoding Lrp/AsnC family transcriptional regulator, whose protein sequence is MILDTIDRRIISLLQEDGGLSIAELAEKLGMTPPPCWRRVRALKEKGVLRRQTWLVDPAALGLTIEIFATVKLVAHDPQATSAFRQQVQEIPEILECYILLGGIDVLLKVIVPDIGYYEKFFYETLSQLPAVGEVTSSVVMSEVKRTSSLPLGHAGG, encoded by the coding sequence ATGATCTTGGACACGATTGATCGCCGAATCATTTCGCTGTTGCAGGAAGATGGCGGCCTTTCGATCGCCGAGCTTGCCGAAAAGCTCGGAATGACCCCGCCGCCCTGCTGGCGGCGCGTCCGGGCGCTCAAGGAAAAGGGTGTCCTCCGGCGTCAGACATGGCTGGTCGATCCTGCCGCGCTGGGCCTGACCATCGAGATATTCGCGACGGTCAAGCTCGTCGCCCACGATCCGCAGGCGACCTCTGCGTTCCGGCAGCAGGTGCAGGAAATTCCCGAAATCCTCGAATGCTATATCCTGCTCGGCGGGATCGACGTGCTGCTCAAGGTCATCGTCCCCGACATCGGCTATTACGAGAAATTCTTCTACGAAACGCTCTCGCAGCTTCCCGCGGTGGGGGAAGTGACGTCGAGCGTCGTGATGAGCGAGGTCAAGCGGACGTCGAGCCTGCCGCTCGGCCACGCCGGCGGGTGA
- a CDS encoding ABC-type transport auxiliary lipoprotein family protein — protein sequence MLRRLRTLPLRVPILFGAAVSLSACVSLGGKTPPFLLTLDAAAAPVAGEARTASEAATLTILIPTAPQKLRTVRIPVQQDNASIAYVKDAQWVEAPPRLFQRLVSETVAARTSRVVLDEGQYLTAPGDQLAGQLMEFGVDAATNEAVVVYQAMLVNTGGKSVTQRRFEAREPIGKVEAKPVGEALTAAANKVAVDIAGWLGS from the coding sequence ATGCTCCGCCGCCTTCGCACCCTGCCGCTGCGCGTCCCCATCCTGTTTGGCGCCGCCGTTTCGCTTTCGGCCTGCGTCAGCCTGGGCGGCAAGACCCCGCCTTTCCTGCTGACCCTCGACGCGGCAGCGGCTCCCGTCGCCGGCGAAGCACGCACGGCCAGCGAAGCCGCGACGCTGACCATCCTCATTCCGACCGCGCCGCAGAAACTGCGCACGGTGCGCATTCCGGTCCAGCAGGACAATGCCAGCATCGCCTATGTCAAGGATGCACAATGGGTCGAAGCGCCGCCGCGCCTGTTCCAGCGGCTGGTGTCCGAGACCGTCGCAGCGCGCACGTCGCGCGTTGTTCTCGACGAAGGCCAATATCTGACCGCGCCGGGCGACCAGCTCGCCGGGCAGCTCATGGAATTCGGCGTCGATGCGGCGACGAACGAGGCGGTCGTCGTCTATCAGGCGATGCTCGTCAACACAGGCGGCAAGAGCGTCACCCAGCGACGCTTCGAGGCGCGCGAACCGATCGGGAAGGTCGAGGCGAAACCAGTCGGCGAGGCGCTCACCGCCGCGGCGAACAAGGTCGCGGTCGATATCGCGGGTTGGCTCGGCAGCTAA
- a CDS encoding MlaD family protein, translating into METRSNNVLVGAFVLFFTAALAFFVVWLANDSGGDKREYDIFFKQSVDGLNKGAQVQFSGVPAGQVREIALWPDDPQFVRVRIEVNENVPVLQGTTAALEGVGFTGVSQISLDGAVKGAPPITDKGPAGKPVIPTRVGGLGELLNTAPQLLQRLSTLSERLAELADDRNQESFAAILKNVEQSTAILARNGPAIEKALADTRIAIQQTGNAAEQIGNLAASAQGTIDRNVDPAMANLRDTLKSASASMATLEAAIADARPGLQTFSETTVPEANALIRDLRRTSSTLSSLTDKLDQQGAGAVIGGSKLPDYKP; encoded by the coding sequence ATGGAAACACGCTCGAACAACGTCCTCGTCGGCGCCTTCGTTCTCTTCTTTACGGCGGCTCTCGCCTTTTTCGTCGTCTGGCTCGCCAACGACAGCGGCGGCGACAAGCGCGAATATGACATCTTTTTCAAACAGTCGGTCGACGGGCTGAACAAGGGCGCGCAGGTGCAATTCTCGGGCGTCCCGGCAGGACAGGTGCGTGAAATCGCGCTGTGGCCCGACGATCCGCAGTTCGTCCGCGTGCGCATCGAGGTGAACGAGAATGTTCCGGTGCTGCAGGGAACGACTGCGGCCCTGGAGGGCGTCGGCTTCACCGGCGTGTCGCAGATCTCGCTCGACGGCGCGGTCAAGGGCGCACCGCCGATCACCGACAAGGGCCCGGCGGGGAAGCCGGTGATCCCGACGCGCGTGGGCGGTCTCGGCGAATTGCTCAATACCGCGCCGCAGCTCCTGCAGCGATTGTCGACGCTCTCCGAACGGCTTGCCGAACTCGCCGACGACCGCAATCAGGAAAGCTTCGCCGCGATCCTCAAAAATGTCGAGCAGTCGACCGCGATCCTCGCCCGCAACGGCCCCGCGATCGAGAAGGCGCTCGCCGACACGCGGATCGCGATCCAGCAAACGGGCAACGCCGCCGAACAGATCGGCAATCTCGCGGCGTCGGCACAGGGCACGATCGACCGCAATGTCGACCCGGCAATGGCCAATCTGCGCGACACACTGAAATCGGCGAGCGCGTCGATGGCGACGCTCGAAGCGGCCATCGCCGACGCGCGCCCCGGCCTCCAGACCTTCAGCGAAACCACCGTTCCCGAAGCCAACGCCCTGATCCGCGACCTCCGCCGGACATCGTCGACGCTGTCGAGCCTGACCGACAAGCTCGACCAGCAGGGCGCCGGCGCCGTGATCGGCGGCAGCAAGCTGCCCGACTATAAACCATGA
- a CDS encoding ABC transporter ATP-binding protein, whose amino-acid sequence MELMSEELKEEIAEELAAADAVRPEKFENAICIRGLVNKFGDAVIHDGLDLDVRSGEILGVVGGSGTGKSVLMRSIIGLQTPDAGEIEVYGKTLDTIADEEESRDLRRRWGVMFQGGALFSTLSVAENIQVPLREYYPRLDQRLLDEIAAYKVAMVGLPPDAGPKYPAELSGGMVKRAGLARALALDPALLFLDEPTAGLDPIGAAKFDELIRELADTMGLTVFLITHDLDSLYATCDRVAVLAEKKVIAVGTIPELLATEHPWIQDYFNGPRGRAAASGNQTAKTNVLGGDRKS is encoded by the coding sequence ATGGAATTGATGAGCGAAGAGTTGAAGGAAGAGATTGCGGAGGAACTGGCGGCAGCCGATGCGGTGCGCCCCGAAAAGTTCGAAAATGCCATTTGCATCCGCGGTCTCGTCAACAAATTCGGCGATGCGGTGATCCACGACGGGCTCGACCTCGACGTGCGCTCGGGCGAGATATTGGGTGTTGTCGGCGGCTCGGGCACCGGCAAGTCGGTGCTGATGCGCTCGATCATCGGCTTGCAGACCCCCGACGCCGGCGAGATCGAGGTTTATGGCAAGACGCTCGACACCATCGCCGATGAAGAGGAATCGCGCGACCTGCGCCGCCGCTGGGGGGTGATGTTCCAAGGCGGCGCGCTCTTCTCGACGCTGAGCGTTGCCGAGAATATCCAGGTACCGCTGCGCGAATATTATCCGCGGCTCGACCAGCGGTTGCTCGACGAAATCGCTGCCTACAAGGTCGCGATGGTGGGCCTGCCACCCGATGCCGGCCCCAAATACCCCGCCGAACTGTCGGGCGGCATGGTCAAGCGCGCTGGCCTCGCTCGCGCGCTCGCGCTCGACCCCGCGCTGCTCTTCCTCGACGAACCGACCGCCGGGCTCGACCCGATCGGCGCCGCGAAGTTCGACGAGCTGATCCGCGAGCTCGCCGATACGATGGGCCTCACCGTCTTCCTGATCACCCACGATCTCGATTCGCTTTACGCGACCTGCGACCGCGTCGCGGTGCTCGCCGAAAAGAAGGTGATCGCGGTCGGCACGATCCCGGAACTGCTTGCCACCGAGCATCCGTGGATACAGGATTATTTCAACGGACCGCGCGGCCGTGCTGCGGCGAGTGGGAACCAAACCGCGAAGACAAATGTCTTGGGCGGCGATAGGAAAAGCTGA